From a region of the Castanea sativa cultivar Marrone di Chiusa Pesio chromosome 10, ASM4071231v1 genome:
- the LOC142611848 gene encoding LOW QUALITY PROTEIN: ABC transporter G family member 14 (The sequence of the model RefSeq protein was modified relative to this genomic sequence to represent the inferred CDS: deleted 1 base in 1 codon) → MAHRGHPRLCTSLCYIFMCSPVHLGKQVKRNSLTSHSPQSSPPSTPTPKISNNIVLAVRARARALPLNCMEPKPEYGGSDPMETLPEMSDPQNTAVLAYPVQANPQSVYQRTLFPITLKFEEVEYKVNLDRKESCWGSWTSGEKTILNGITGIVSPGEILAMLGPSGSGKTTLLTALGGRLNGKLSGKITYNGQPFSGTIKRRTGFVAQDDVLYPHLTVTETLFFTALLRLPNSLTPAEKAQHVENVITELGLTRCRNSMIGGPLFRGISGGEKKRVSIGQEMLINPSLLLLDEPTSGLDSTTAQRILNTVKKLASGGRTVVTTIHQPSSRLYHMFDKVVLLSEGSPIYYGPASTALEYFSSINFSTSMTVNPADLLLDLANGIAPDSKQATEQGENAEREQKLVKETLISAYDKNISTRLKAELCEPNNYNYPKDGSKRHDMKSEQWCTSWWHQFRVLLQRGLRERRFEAFNRLRIFQVISVAILGGLLWWHTPTSHIEDRIALLFFFSVFWGFYPLYNAVFTFPQERRMLIKERSSGMYHLSSYFLARTVGDLPLELALPTAFVFIIYWMGGLKPEPVTFIFSLLVVLYAVLVSQSLGLAIGAILMDIKQATTLASVTTLVFLIAGGYYVQQIPPFIVWLKYLSYSYYCYKLLLGVQYNDDDYYECSKGVMCRVGDFPAVKSMGLNHLWVDVAIMGLMLVGYRLVAYLALHRVRLR, encoded by the exons ATGGCACACAGGGGACATCCTCGTTTATGCACCTCTCTCTGCTATATATTTATGTGCTCTCCGGTTCACTTAGGGAAGCAAGTTAAAAGGAACTCCTTAACTTCTCACTCTCCTCAATCATCACCACCAtcaacaccaacaccaaaaaTCAGTAACAACATAGTTTTAGCCGTG CGTGCCCGTGCCCGTGCCCTGCCCCTCAACTGCATGGAGCCAAAACCAGAATACGGTGGCAGTGACCCTATGGAAACTCTGCCTGAGATGTCCGACCCCCAGAACACAGCTGTCCTTGCCTACCCTGTACAAGCCAATCCTCAATCTGTTTATCAACGCACCTTGTTTCCTATAACTTTAAAG TTTGAGGAGGTGGAGTATAAAGTAAATTTGGATCGGAAAGAATCCTGTTGGGGTAGTTGGACCAGCGGAGAAAAAACAATATTGAATGGGATAACAGGTATTGTTTCTCCAGGAGAGATACTGGCAATGTTAGGTCCATCTGGGAGTGGCAAAACCACCCTCCTTACAGCTCTCGGAGGCCGTCTAAATGGCAAATTGTCTGGAAAGATCACATACAATGGTCAGCCTTTTTCTGGTACCATTAAAAGAAGAACAGGATTTGTTGCTCAGGATGATGTTTTATATCCACATCTCACCGTGACCGAAACTCTTTTTTTCACCGCACTCTTAAGGCTACCCAACAGCTTGACTCCGGCTGAGAAAGCACAGCACGTGGAAAATGTTATCACTGAGCTTGGATTGACTAGGTGCCGGAACAGCATGATAGGGGGGCCACTCTTTAGAGGAATATCAGGTGGAGAAAAGAAGAGGGTGAGTATAGGTCAGGAAATGCTAATTAATCCAAGCCTACTATTGCTAGATGAGCCAACGTCGGGTTTGGACTCAACCACAGCTCAGCGGATTCTGAACACAGTCAAAAAGCTTGCCAGTGGGGGTAGAACTGTGGTCACCACCATTCACCAGCCCTCAAGCAGGCTGTACCACATGTTTGATAAGGTAGTCTTACTCTCTGAGGGAAGCCCCATCTATTATGGTCCTGCTTCTACGGCCTTGGAATATTTTTCCTCAATCAACTTTTCCACATCTATGACAGTCAATCCAGCTGATCTCTTACTTGATCTTGCTAACG gAATCGCCCCTGATTCCAAGCAAGCAACTGAGCAAGGTGAGAATGCAGAACGAGAACAGAAGTTGGTCAAGGAAACCCTGATTTCAGCCTATGATAAGAACATTTCTACAAGGTTGAAAGCCGAGCTTTGCGAACCCAACAACTACAATTATCCAAAAGATGGTTCTAAAA GACATGACATGAAATCAGAGCAATGGTGTACTAGCTGGTGGCATCAGTTCAGGGTACTGCTCCAGAGGGGCCTAAGGGAGCGGAGGTTTGAAGCCTTCAACAGGCTCAGGATTTTCCAAGTTATAAGTGTTGCCATACTTGGTGGACTCTTATGGTGGCACACCCCAACATCTCACATTGAAGACCGC ATTGcattgctcttcttcttctctgtgtTCTGGGGATTTTACCCACTCTACAATGCAGTTTTCACATTTCCCCAAGAAAGAAGAATGCTAATCAAGGAACGATCATCAGGAATGTATCACCTTTCTTCCTACTTCCTAGCCAGAACAGTTGGAGACCTGCCACTGGAGCTTGCACTCCCAACTGCGTTTGTTTTCATTATCTATTGGATGGGTGGACTTAAACCCGAGCCagtgacttttattttttcactacTAGTTGTTCTCTACGCAGTCCTTGTCTCCCAAAGTCTTGGCTTAGCCATTGGTGCAATTCTTATGGACATTAAACAAGCCACTACTTTAGCTTCTGTGACAACCCTTGTTTTCCTCATAGCCGGAGGATACTATGTTCAGCAAATTCCTCCTTTCATAGTCTGGCTCAAGTACTTAAGCTATAGCTACTACTGTTACAAGCTTCTTCTTGGGGTTCAATACAATGACGATGACTATTATGAGTGCTCAAAAGGAGTGATGTGCCGTGTTGGAGATTTCCCTGCAGTCAAATCTATGGGTCTGAACCATTTATGGGTAGACGTGGCCATCATGGGCCTAATGTTGGTGGGTTATCGACTTGTTGCTTATTTAGCACTGCATCGAGTGCGGTTGAGGTAA